A part of Candidatus Marsarchaeota archaeon genomic DNA contains:
- a CDS encoding archease, producing the protein MHYKMSGALMLKYRFVSHTADVRFFSYGRNFGELLKNSMLAMFATQADIAKIAHDVKGGAVKANEVRVMDSAETERDLLWYVLQDALSELDAKAAYGYEVKNLSAKRSDGKMHAEASILCIDQKVEYSNIYVKGVSGYTLEVKKLKNAYRASVVIDI; encoded by the coding sequence ATGCATTACAAGATGAGCGGTGCCCTGATGCTGAAATACAGGTTCGTTTCGCATACTGCCGATGTCAGGTTCTTTTCCTACGGCAGAAATTTTGGCGAATTGCTGAAGAATTCAATGCTTGCAATGTTCGCAACGCAGGCAGACATAGCAAAAATAGCGCATGACGTAAAGGGCGGAGCGGTTAAGGCGAATGAAGTAAGAGTTATGGACTCCGCAGAAACCGAAAGGGATCTGCTGTGGTACGTGCTGCAGGATGCGCTTTCAGAGCTCGATGCCAAGGCCGCTTACGGCTATGAAGTCAAAAACCTCAGTGCAAAGCGCTCTGATGGCAAAATGCATGCAGAAGCATCCATACTCTGCATTGACCAGAAAGTTGAATATTCGAACATCTACGTAAAAGGGGTTTCCGGCTATACGTTGGAAGTGAAGAAATTGAAAAACGCTTACAGGGCAAGCGTTGTAATA